DNA from Amycolatopsis sp. DSM 110486:
CCGCGCTCGCCGGCTTCTACCGCGCGGTGCTCGACTGGCCCGAGCCCGCGGTGCACGCGGACGGCTCCTGGGCCCGGCTCGTCAACCCGACCGGCGGTGCGCGCTTGGAGTTCCAGCAGGTGGCGGACTACCGCGCGCCCGAGTGGCCCTCGGCTTCGTTGCCCCAGCAGGCCCACCTCGACCTGGACGTCGACGACCTGGAGGCCGCGCACACCCGCGTGCTCTCCCTGGGCGCCAAGCTGCTCGACGACTCGCCCTCGACCTTCCGCGTCTACGCCGATCCGGTGGGTCATCCGTTCTGCCTGTGCGCCTGCTGACGCGCCGGGCGGAATCTGCGTAGTCTCGGATGCGTGATTTGTCCGAAGTGTCAGAACCGGATGCGGACCGTCGACAAGAACGGCATCCACATCGAACAGTGCGAGGCGTGCCGGGGGATCTTCTTGGACCACGGTGAGCTGGAGCAGATCGCCGGAGCCGAGAGCTCGTACTACGGCGGGGCGCAGCCACCGCCGCGCTACGGGCGGGCGGACTCGCCGCGCCCGTACCGGGGTGGGCACGGGGACTCGCCGAAGCCCTATCGCGGTGGTGGGTATTCGGATTCGCCTAGGCCTTATGGGGGCGGTGGGGGTTACTCGGACTCGCCGCGGCCCTACGGCGGGCATCGCGGCTACGCGGACTCACCTCGGCCCCATGGAGGGCACCGCAAACGCGGCTTCCTCGAGAACCTGTTCGACTGAGTTGCGTTCCGTCGATCCGGTTCCCGGCGCGGGCTCGGTGTCCGCTCTTGATCCAGCGCCCGCCCTCGACCTGCGGATTTGTCCCGCGTGCGGCGATCGTGCCGACCGCCCGCGGGTCGAGGGCGCGGTGCTGGGGTGTGTCCTCTGTGGACATCGGTGGCCGTTCCGGCGGCTGCCGCTGTTCGCGCTCACCGGCCCGAGCGGCGCGGGCAAGTCCACTGTCGGCCCGGCGCTGGCCGCGCGGCTGGCCGGGGATGCGGTGGTGCTGGAACAGGACGTCCTGTGGACGGGCGCCCTCCGCGACGACATCCCGGGCTTCCGCGCGGCCTGGCTCCGCATGGCGGCGATGCTGCACCAGAACGGCCGGCCGGTCGTCCTGTGCGGCACCGTCGCCCCGCAGGAAATCGAGCCCCTGCCGGAACGCGCCTTCTTCTCCGACGTGCACTACCTCGCCCTCGTCGCCGATGACGAGGCTCTCCGCAAACGCTTGCGAGCCCGCCCCGCGTGGCGTGAATGGGACGAGCCGCGCATCGACGAGATGCTCGAGTTCAACCAGTGGATCCGCACTCAGGTCCCGCACCTCGATACCACCGCCACCCCGCTCGATGACGTGGTCACCCAGGCGGAGAAGTGGGTTAGGTCGAACCTGACTGGCTGACCGGCAAGTGGGGATGGGCTGGGTCGAACCCAGCAACCGTCCACAGCCCCCGCCGGTTGGGTCGGACCTACTGACTTGTCCACAAGTACAGCGAGCATCCGTCGGGTCCGGCCTAACTCAACTCCCACTGAAGCCCATCCGGCTCATCCAGCCAGAACTCCTGCCGTGAGCCATCCACAGTCAGGCCGAAGCGGTCGCGCTCCGGGCGGCCCAGGGAGTTCCACAGGACGAGGGCGCGCTCGGCGAGGTCCCACAAGCCGCGGGGGCCGCCTTGGGCGGTTTCGAGCGTGTCGCCGTGGTTGCGGAAGCGGGCCCACGAGCCGTCGGGGTGGGTGAGGGCGAAGGGGCCTGCATGGGGGTCCCCCGAGGAAATCGCGTCGGTCGAGCCGTCGGGGAGTTCGCGGACCGGGTGGACGCCCGGGAGTTCCAAGGAGGCGAAGAACTCGAACTTCAAGTGAGGCTTCAGCAGCAAATCAATCGGCAGCTGCGTCGGCCGCCAATCCGCAGAAGCGGGCGAAGGTAGAGCCGCCGGAGCCGGAAGGCGGTGGGCGCGCAGGGGCATGAAGCGACCGTCGCGGGCCAGGACCCGCCCGTGGCCCGTCGCGCCTGAGCCGGCGACCAGCCGGACCAGCCCCGCGCCCAACGGCCGGTTCAACGTCGTCACCACGAGGCCGCCCGGCACCGTCTGCTCAAGCCAGGCCGGCGGCACCGAAGAAACCGAGGCTGTACACAACACCCGGTCGAACAGGACCCCGGCCGGAAACCCGAGCGCCCCGTCGCCAACCTCGCACGACGGCGCATACCCCGCCTCCTGCAGATGCCCACGCGCAGCCGAAACCAGCCCCGCGTCGACGTCCACAGTGGACACTGAACCCGACCCGCAACGATGGCTCAGCAGCGCCGCGTTGTACCCCGTCCCGGTCCCGATCTCCAGCACCCGCTGCCGGTCCTCCACGCGCAGCTCCTCGAGCATGATCGCCATGATCGCGGGCATGCTCGAAGAACTTGTCGGTACTCCGTCGATCGGCCCCTCGCGTCGAGCCTTGTCCCACAGGGACGAATCGTCGTCGAGCTGCGTCACCAGCACGTCGGGGGAGTAGACCCGCTCCAGCCACCCCGGATCGTCGCGGTCGACAGCCGCCCAGCCCTCGTCGACGCGCGTGAAGAACTGCGGCAGGAACACGTGGCGCGGCACGCCGCGAAAGGCCTCGACCCACTTCGGGTCGTGCAGCACGTCCTCGTCGACCAGGTGCTTGACCAGCCTGCGGCGCAACCGCTGAGTCGCCATGGGGACCACCGTAGCCGGGTGAGCGGAACCACACCTGAAAGTGCAAGCAGGGTGCTTGCAATAGCTAGCACGTCCGCGTACGGTCGGAAGTGTCGCGAGGAGGTGACCGGATGACAGAACCCGGCGGGACCCAAAACCCGATCGAGAAGGTCGCGGACATCGCCTCCGACATCGGCGAGTACATCCGCCAGCAGCGGAGTTCGGCGAAGATTTCGTTGCGGCAGTTGTCGAAGCTCGCCGGCGTGTCCAATCCGTACCTGAGCCAGATCGAGCGCGGGGTCCGCAAACCCAGCGCGGAGATCCTGCAGCAGATCGCCAAAGGTCTGCGGATTTCGGCCGAAGCGCTTTACGTGCAAGCAGGAATTCTCGACTTGCCCACGGGAGGCCCGGTCGGCGACGCGATTCGCGCCGACACCGTGCTGACCGAGCGGCAGAAGCAGGTTCTGCTCGACGTCTACGAGTCCTTCCGGCGGGAGAACGCCGCCGGCACGCCCGCTGAGCCACCGACGACCACCAAGACCACCCACGACACCACAGAGGAGTCGGCATGACCACGCCCAAGACCGAGGACGTCCGCAAGGCCGTCAGCACCGCCATCGACCAGGTCCGCACCCCGCTGCTCGCCGCGCTCGGCGCCGGCAACCTCGCGAGCCAGGCCGTGACCGACGCCGTCGCGAAGGCCCGCAAGAGCGGCGAGAACGCCCGCAAGAACCTCGAAGAGCTGCCCACCGACGTCGAGAGCCTGCGCGGCAAGCTCGACCCGGCCGAGCTGCGCAAGGTCATCGACGAGTACACCGAGGCCGCGCTCAAGCTCTACAACAAGCTGGCCGAGTCCGGCGAGCAGACCTGGGACAAGATCTCCGCGCAGCCGCAGGTGAAGAAGGCCCTCGACCAGCTCGAGGACGCCCTGACCACCGCGCAGGAGCGCGTGGACGGCCTGGCCGGCGAGACCCGCGAGCGCGTCGACGGCGTGCTCGCCAAGGTCACCAAGCGCACCCGCTCCGTCGGCGAGAAGACCGCCCGCAAGGTGACCGAGGTCGCCGACGAGACCGCCGAAGCCGTCGAGGACCTCGGCGACGACCTCGCCCACGAGACCCGCTCGGTCGCGCGCAAGACCGCCAACCGCACGGCGCCGAAGACCGCTTCGCCCGCCCGCCGCACCACCACGACGGTCGCGAAGAAGCCGGCCGCCGCGCCGAAGACCGAGAAGTAAGCCCGAGAACGACACCAGCCCGCTCCCCGGCGCGCCGCACCGACAGGTCGGCCGCCGGGGAGCGGGCTTCTCTTGGTTGGGGTGGCAAGAGCGGCAACGTGGGAGCCGCATCCACGCGCCGGCTGGCGAGATCGGTCACAAGGAGGCCCGCTCCCGATGGCCGGCAAGGAGGGACGGCCGCCTTTTGGGACACGCGCCACAACCCTGCCCGTTCGCTGGCAGCCGCTCGTGATGGCGGACAAACGGGGAGAGGCCGCTTTCCAGCCGCGGTACGACCCGCGCAACCGCTCGCGATGGTCGAGAAGCAGATGCGGATTCCCCCGTGCTGTGCGGCGCAACCCCGCCTTTTCGGCGGGCAGGTGTGCGTCCCGCTGTAAGGCCGGCAACGGTGAGACCGCGTTTCCCGCGCGACTGCCCGCCCCGGTTCAAAAGCCGGCCCGAAGAGCCCGTTCCCCGCCCGCCACACCGCCGCATCGGCACACCCGAACCACAGGGCCGAACGCAAGACCCCCACCAGGACAGAGAACTAGGTCACACCCACCCCACACCGCGGCGCTTGTGAAGTGCCGGGCCACCGGCGCGTTGGGTGGTTTGCCGTAAGCTGGCGTCCGTGCTGGTTGCCGCTTGGATACTTCAGGTCATCCACTGGGGCAGCGCCTTGGTCGGGCTTTTCGCCTTCGTTCACGCGCTGCTGCAGCGGTCCGACGCGTACCAGGCGGCCGACCGCAAGACCAAGCCGATCTGGTTGCTGATCACCGGCGGCGCCACGCTCGCGATGGTTCTGTTCGGCAACGACGTCAGCGGTGTCGGGTTCATCTTCTGGGTGCCCGCGATGGCCGCCGCGCTCGTGTACCTGGTGGACGTCCGTCCGAGGCTCATCGAGGTGCAGCGGGGCAAGCGCAACTGGTAGCCGCGTAGATTCTCTCAATGTGACCACCTGGACCATCGCCGGGAGCCTCACGGTCGTCCCCGCGCCCACCCGCACCGACCTGCTCGCCGAACCCGTCGCGAAGGCGCTCGCCGCCCTCGCGGAGCCCGACGCGGTCGGCGTCGCGGAGATCGACCCCGAGCTCGCCGACACCGCGGCCTTCTGCGAGACCTACGGCTCGCCGCTCGAAGCGTCGGCCAA
Protein-coding regions in this window:
- a CDS encoding AAA family ATPase — protein: MEGTANAASSRTCSTELRSVDPVPGAGSVSALDPAPALDLRICPACGDRADRPRVEGAVLGCVLCGHRWPFRRLPLFALTGPSGAGKSTVGPALAARLAGDAVVLEQDVLWTGALRDDIPGFRAAWLRMAAMLHQNGRPVVLCGTVAPQEIEPLPERAFFSDVHYLALVADDEALRKRLRARPAWREWDEPRIDEMLEFNQWIRTQVPHLDTTATPLDDVVTQAEKWVRSNLTG
- a CDS encoding DUF2516 family protein gives rise to the protein MLVAAWILQVIHWGSALVGLFAFVHALLQRSDAYQAADRKTKPIWLLITGGATLAMVLFGNDVSGVGFIFWVPAMAAALVYLVDVRPRLIEVQRGKRNW
- a CDS encoding VOC family protein, encoding MGAVPTFGSTVFDCPDPAALAGFYRAVLDWPEPAVHADGSWARLVNPTGGARLEFQQVADYRAPEWPSASLPQQAHLDLDVDDLEAAHTRVLSLGAKLLDDSPSTFRVYADPVGHPFCLCAC
- a CDS encoding zf-TFIIB domain-containing protein, producing MICPKCQNRMRTVDKNGIHIEQCEACRGIFLDHGELEQIAGAESSYYGGAQPPPRYGRADSPRPYRGGHGDSPKPYRGGGYSDSPRPYGGGGGYSDSPRPYGGHRGYADSPRPHGGHRKRGFLENLFD
- a CDS encoding helix-turn-helix domain-containing protein — translated: MTEPGGTQNPIEKVADIASDIGEYIRQQRSSAKISLRQLSKLAGVSNPYLSQIERGVRKPSAEILQQIAKGLRISAEALYVQAGILDLPTGGPVGDAIRADTVLTERQKQVLLDVYESFRRENAAGTPAEPPTTTKTTHDTTEESA
- a CDS encoding methyltransferase domain-containing protein, giving the protein MATQRLRRRLVKHLVDEDVLHDPKWVEAFRGVPRHVFLPQFFTRVDEGWAAVDRDDPGWLERVYSPDVLVTQLDDDSSLWDKARREGPIDGVPTSSSSMPAIMAIMLEELRVEDRQRVLEIGTGTGYNAALLSHRCGSGSVSTVDVDAGLVSAARGHLQEAGYAPSCEVGDGALGFPAGVLFDRVLCTASVSSVPPAWLEQTVPGGLVVTTLNRPLGAGLVRLVAGSGATGHGRVLARDGRFMPLRAHRLPAPAALPSPASADWRPTQLPIDLLLKPHLKFEFFASLELPGVHPVRELPDGSTDAISSGDPHAGPFALTHPDGSWARFRNHGDTLETAQGGPRGLWDLAERALVLWNSLGRPERDRFGLTVDGSRQEFWLDEPDGLQWELS